A genomic segment from Ciconia boyciana chromosome 5, ASM3463844v1, whole genome shotgun sequence encodes:
- the LOC140651812 gene encoding transmembrane protease serine 11E-like has translation MNTSSHHLCTGQIKPQVYAEMLHSALWCLGQCISQTEKLLADLSVIVIQMDRATKRIEPWKIAVIVVSVIVGLALIIGLITFFLCHDQDRYYSASFLITSVKYNPLYERQTTEEFRHLSQDIETMISEVFKGSFLSKRYIRSHVVSLSPDPGGVLASVVLVFKFASADSKAMSWGHVNSVLRRRLKTSSTFLNVDQSTLRLTELNKEKGDNLLNNCCGIRRQTFSFAGTERIIGGQRAQDGEWPWQASIQLDGTHRCGASVISNTWLVTAAHCFRGEINPRRWTASFGILLRPPKQKKFVRRIIIHEKYKSLVSDHEYDVAVVELASAIEFTSDVHSVCLPEVSHIFPENASCYVTGWGALENDGYSVNQLRQAEVRTISTETCNRRQVYNGAITAGMLCAGYLEGQVDACQGDSGGPLVHANSRGIWYLVGIVSWGDECGKPNKPGVYTRVTYYRNWINSKTGI, from the exons ATGAATACATCTTCACACCACCTGTGCACAGGTCAG ATAAAGCCTCAAGTCTATGCTGAGATGCTGCACAGTGCATTGTGGTGTTTGGGACAGTGCATCTCACAGACAGAAAAGCTTCTTGCTGACCTCTCAGTG ATAGTGATCCAGATGGACAGAGCAACGAAGCGTATAGAGCCATGGAAGATAGCAGTCATTGTTGTGTCGGTGATAGTAGGCTTAGCGCTCATCATTGGcttgattacattttttttgtgccaTG aTCAGGACCGATATTACAGTGCATCTTTCCTAATCACCAGTGTCAAGTACAACCCTCTGTATGAAAGGCAAACCACAGAAGAGTTCAGGCACCTCAGCCAAGACATTGAAACCATG ATATCTGAAGTATTCAAGGGGTCCTTTCTAAGTAAAAGGTATATCAGGTCCCATGTTGTCAGTCTAAG CCCAGATCCTGGTGGAGTGCTTGCATCTGTTGTTCTGGTATTTAAATTTGCCTCGGCTGACAGTAAGGCAATGAGCTGGGGTCATGTCAACAGTGTGTTACGCAGAAGGCTGAAAACAAGTTCAACATTCTTGAATGTTGACCAGTCTACCCTTAGACTCACAG agttgaataaagaaaagggagatAACCTTTTAAACAACT GCTGTGGAATACGAAGACAGACATTCTCCTTCGCAGGAACGGAGAGAATAATTGGTGGGCAGCGTGCGCAGGATGGGGAATGGCCATGGCAGGCTAGTATTCAGCTTGATGGGACCCATCGCTGTGGTGCATCAGTGATCAGTAACACATGGCTAGTGACTGCAGCCCACTGCTTTAGAGG AGAGATCAATCCTCGGAGGTGGACTGCCAGCTTTGGAATTTTGCTGAGacctccaaaacagaaaaaatttgTTCGAAGAATTATCATTCATGAGAAATACAAAAGCTTAGTCTCTGATCATGAATATGATGTGGCTGTTGTGGAACTTGCCTCTGCTATTGAGTTCACGAGTGATGTGCACAGTGTCTGTCTTCCTGAAGTATCTCACATTTTCCCAGAGAATGCTTCCTGTTATGTCACAGGTTGGGGAGCTTTGGAGAATGATG GCTATAGTGTTAATCAGCTTCGACAAGCGGAAGTGAGAACTATAAGCACTGAAACTTGTAATAGAAGACAAGTGTACAATGGAGCGATAACAGCTGGAATGTTGTGTGCTGGATACTTGGAGGGGCAGGTGGATGCCTGCCAG GGTGACTCTGGTGGGCCACTGGTGCATGCGAACTCCAGAGGAATCTGGTATCTTGTGGGAATAGTGAGCTGGGGAGATGAATGTGGCAAGCCAAATAAACCAGGAGTGTACACGCGAGTGACTTACTATCGAAACTGGATCAACTCCAAAACGGGCATCTGA